In Isachenkonia alkalipeptolytica, one DNA window encodes the following:
- a CDS encoding biotin transporter BioY, with protein sequence MKNLRELILVSLFAAMTCILSIFLIPLPFTPVPITLQIVGVTLSGAILGPTLGFYSLALYTLLGLIGLPVFAGGGSGFGALLGPTGGYIFGFMAGAYVIGHLTRFGYGKFSRGKVSKYVIQLSAMAAGIVVVYTFGSLQLMVVTGMSLTQSVATGALPFLLPDLLKVSAAAIVAVALRDGLIKAHLISPSGEI encoded by the coding sequence ATGAAAAATCTTAGAGAACTGATTTTAGTATCCCTGTTTGCGGCCATGACCTGTATTTTATCGATTTTTTTAATTCCCCTGCCCTTCACCCCGGTGCCCATCACCCTGCAGATTGTGGGAGTAACCCTCTCCGGGGCGATTTTAGGGCCCACCCTGGGCTTTTATAGCCTGGCCCTTTACACCCTCCTCGGCCTCATCGGCCTTCCGGTGTTTGCCGGGGGCGGTTCCGGCTTCGGTGCCCTCCTCGGCCCCACGGGGGGATACATCTTCGGCTTTATGGCCGGGGCCTACGTCATCGGACATCTTACCCGTTTCGGCTACGGCAAGTTTTCCCGGGGCAAGGTATCGAAGTACGTGATTCAACTGTCCGCCATGGCGGCGGGAATCGTGGTGGTCTACACCTTCGGCTCCCTTCAGCTGATGGTGGTGACAGGGATGAGCCTTACCCAGTCCGTGGCCACCGGGGCCCTGCCTTTTCTCCTTCCCGATCTGTTAAAGGTAAGCGCTGCCGCCATCGTGGCGGTGGCCCTTAGAGACGGCCTGATTAAAGCCCATCTGATTTCCCCCTCCGGTGAAATTTAG
- a CDS encoding DMT family transporter, producing MQSRTIGYLAVMISGMIFGSMPLLAKIIFSQGGNSINLVFWRFFFALPLLFWMIRRSPHLNFAITRTQGKNLLAVGILGYAATAMTLYVSYNYISTGVATTLHFIYPILVIIGSTVFYRDRLTFVKTFAGILSTLGIYLLYNGELSGSLFGIFMALLSGVTYAFYVLYIDKSGLKALSSLTLTFYLSLIASVSMFFFALFTGHFTLELTLLGWGVTVFLSIFVTLGAVNLLNVGIQRIGSQSSGILSTLEPITSIVIGVLVFNELLNLPILIGCIFILSAVILIVRFDRGRASVEKPEAAPREEPRAALRKKPGTAASFYPKPESASSEAPASPATERNPEIHP from the coding sequence ATGCAGTCTCGAACCATCGGCTACCTGGCAGTGATGATCTCCGGAATGATTTTCGGGTCCATGCCCTTGCTGGCCAAAATTATTTTCTCCCAGGGGGGCAACTCCATTAACCTGGTATTCTGGCGGTTTTTCTTCGCCCTTCCCCTGCTTTTTTGGATGATTCGCCGCAGCCCCCATTTAAATTTTGCAATTACCAGAACCCAAGGGAAAAACCTGTTAGCGGTGGGGATCCTGGGCTACGCCGCCACGGCCATGACCCTGTATGTATCCTATAATTATATCTCCACCGGAGTGGCCACTACCCTGCATTTTATTTATCCGATTCTGGTGATCATCGGCTCCACGGTTTTTTACCGGGACCGGCTGACCTTTGTTAAGACCTTTGCGGGCATTCTCAGTACCCTTGGGATCTATCTGCTATACAACGGCGAGCTGAGCGGCAGTCTCTTCGGAATTTTTATGGCCCTGCTCTCCGGGGTGACCTATGCTTTTTACGTGCTCTATATTGATAAGAGCGGACTGAAGGCCCTTTCTTCCTTGACCCTGACCTTTTACCTCAGTCTGATCGCCTCGGTGTCGATGTTCTTTTTTGCCCTGTTTACCGGGCACTTCACCTTAGAGCTGACCCTGTTGGGCTGGGGGGTGACGGTGTTTTTATCGATTTTCGTCACCCTGGGGGCCGTCAACCTGCTGAATGTGGGGATTCAGCGCATCGGCTCCCAGAGCTCGGGAATCCTCAGCACCCTGGAGCCTATTACCTCCATTGTCATCGGGGTGCTGGTCTTTAATGAGCTCCTGAACCTTCCGATCCTGATCGGCTGTATTTTCATTCTTTCTGCAGTGATTCTGATTGTACGTTTCGACCGGGGGAGGGCGTCCGTAGAAAAGCCTGAGGCAGCTCCCAGGGAAGAGCCTAGGGCGGCTCTCAGAAAAAAGCCTGGGACGGCGGCTTCCTTCTACCCAAAGCCGGAGTCAGCATCTTCCGAGGCTCCGGCGTCCCCGGCCACGGAAAGGAATCCTGAAATCCACCCTTAA
- a CDS encoding glycine betaine ABC transporter substrate-binding protein, which translates to MKNSKSKFRPTMKKMFILVLIIGLLSTALIGCGNEEDPVVVASKPHAEQYILGEMLSILIEEHTDIPVERNFGIGGGTSNIHPAMVSGEIDIYPEYTGTSWMFVLNEDLIEDPEELYEATKAAYEEEFELQWLDLYGFNNTYALAIAEDIAEEHDIHTYSDLAAVSGEVTFGAEYDFYERDDGFDALAALYGFDFQREVELDIGLKYQAIDQGEVDVINAFSTDGLLSAYDLRVLEDDQFFFPSYFAGTIIRRETLEAHPELEEVLNRLAGNITDEEMIEMNYRVEEENEDPEAVAREFLEEKGLI; encoded by the coding sequence ATGAAAAATTCAAAAAGCAAATTTCGACCCACAATGAAAAAAATGTTTATTTTGGTATTAATAATTGGATTGCTAAGCACAGCGCTGATCGGCTGCGGAAATGAAGAAGACCCCGTGGTGGTGGCCTCAAAACCCCATGCGGAGCAGTACATTTTAGGGGAAATGCTCAGTATTTTAATTGAAGAGCACACCGATATCCCCGTGGAGCGAAACTTCGGCATCGGCGGCGGAACGTCTAATATTCATCCCGCCATGGTTTCAGGAGAGATTGATATCTACCCGGAATATACGGGAACCTCCTGGATGTTTGTGTTAAATGAAGACTTAATCGAAGACCCCGAGGAGTTATATGAAGCAACCAAGGCCGCCTATGAAGAGGAATTTGAACTTCAGTGGCTGGATCTATATGGCTTTAATAATACCTACGCCTTAGCCATCGCCGAAGACATCGCCGAGGAACACGATATTCATACCTACTCCGACTTAGCGGCGGTCTCGGGAGAGGTTACCTTCGGCGCGGAGTACGATTTTTACGAACGGGACGACGGCTTTGACGCCCTGGCCGCCCTTTACGGCTTTGATTTCCAGCGGGAAGTGGAACTGGACATCGGCCTGAAATATCAAGCCATCGACCAGGGGGAAGTGGATGTAATTAACGCCTTTTCCACCGACGGTCTCCTCAGTGCCTATGACCTTCGGGTTCTAGAGGACGATCAGTTTTTCTTTCCCTCCTACTTCGCCGGCACCATTATTCGAAGGGAGACCTTAGAAGCTCATCCGGAGCTGGAAGAGGTGTTAAATCGACTGGCGGGCAACATCACCGATGAAGAAATGATTGAAATGAATTACCGGGTGGAAGAGGAAAATGAAGACCCGGAAGCCGTGGCTCGAGAATTCCTTGAGGAGAAAGGATTAATCTAA
- a CDS encoding ABC transporter ATP-binding protein, translating into MSLLTFKDVSKSYDQKVRVIDQLNFSIDKGEFITLIGPSGCGKTTLLKMINGLIPFNQGEIHVKNHSLADWNLIKLRREIGYVIQQIGLFPHLTIEKNICYVLSLLGRDGEEQKKRATELIQLVGLDPEYLSRYPRELSGGQKQRVGVARALAADPDIILMDEPFGAVDDITRKVLQDEMKALHQKLQKTIVFVTHDIEEAIKLGTRIVLMDQGKIIQAGTKEEMLFNPTTEFTKRFLGTKSFNAYLGQLPIEDVYRPYDAPEKSSKKTSKKTSKKSVPESKTIPLTDTVMEGIRKMIKEDRQSLVVINEENRPLGEFQLQDIQQKIQL; encoded by the coding sequence ATGAGTTTACTAACCTTTAAGGATGTGTCAAAATCCTATGATCAAAAGGTCCGGGTCATTGATCAGTTAAACTTCAGCATTGATAAGGGAGAGTTTATTACCCTGATCGGACCTTCCGGTTGTGGAAAAACCACCCTGTTAAAAATGATTAACGGACTGATTCCCTTTAACCAAGGGGAAATACACGTGAAAAATCACTCTCTGGCGGACTGGAACTTAATCAAGCTGCGAAGGGAAATCGGCTATGTGATTCAGCAAATCGGGCTGTTTCCCCATTTGACCATCGAAAAGAATATTTGCTACGTCCTTTCCCTGTTGGGAAGGGACGGGGAGGAACAAAAAAAACGGGCGACGGAGCTGATCCAGCTGGTGGGCCTTGATCCCGAGTATTTAAGCCGCTACCCCCGGGAGCTCAGCGGCGGCCAGAAACAACGGGTGGGAGTGGCCCGGGCCCTGGCGGCGGACCCGGATATTATTTTAATGGATGAGCCCTTCGGCGCTGTGGACGATATCACCCGAAAGGTCCTGCAGGACGAGATGAAAGCCCTGCATCAAAAGCTTCAAAAGACCATTGTCTTTGTCACCCACGACATCGAGGAGGCTATCAAACTGGGCACCCGGATCGTCCTGATGGATCAGGGGAAAATCATTCAGGCGGGAACCAAGGAAGAGATGCTCTTTAACCCCACCACGGAATTTACCAAGCGGTTTTTGGGGACCAAAAGTTTCAATGCCTACCTAGGGCAGCTCCCCATTGAAGATGTGTACCGGCCCTACGACGCCCCTGAAAAAAGCAGTAAAAAAACCAGTAAAAAAACCAGTAAAAAATCCGTCCCAGAAAGCAAAACCATCCCCCTGACCGATACGGTGATGGAGGGCATCCGAAAAATGATTAAAGAGGACCGGCAGTCCTTAGTGGTGATCAATGAAGAAAATAGGCCCCTGGGCGAATTTCAGCTCCAGGACATCCAACAAAAAATTCAATTATAA
- a CDS encoding alpha/beta fold hydrolase produces the protein MAYMKIKDINFYYEVKGNPDGEKTIVFLNGVMASTNSWKSYVKIFEALNFKIILHDFKGQLLSDKPKGPYRFEDHAKETRELLKALGVKKAHFIGTSYGGEVGMKFGVLFPEMVESLTLINSVSEMDETLRLFVEGWKESAGRKDGEAFFWDLAPTIYHSSFLEKDPEGLKKRARGMKNLDEEFFQGQIALYDTFLQDIYMTDELYLIKAPTLIIGGEKDLLKSIKFQEILAKNIPHAEYVVIPDCGHVTIFEKEEELKTLLLGFVMKHIRTIC, from the coding sequence TTTTATTATGAAGTAAAGGGCAATCCCGACGGGGAAAAAACCATTGTGTTTTTAAACGGGGTAATGGCCTCCACCAACAGCTGGAAAAGCTATGTAAAAATCTTTGAAGCCTTAAATTTCAAAATCATTCTCCATGATTTTAAGGGCCAGCTCCTGTCGGACAAACCCAAGGGGCCCTACCGCTTTGAGGACCACGCAAAAGAGACCCGGGAACTGCTAAAGGCCCTGGGGGTAAAAAAAGCTCATTTCATCGGAACCTCCTACGGCGGTGAGGTGGGAATGAAGTTCGGAGTGCTTTTCCCGGAGATGGTGGAGAGTCTCACCTTGATCAATTCCGTCAGTGAAATGGACGAGACCCTTCGATTATTTGTGGAGGGATGGAAAGAGTCCGCCGGGAGAAAAGACGGGGAGGCTTTTTTCTGGGACCTGGCCCCGACGATTTATCACAGTTCTTTTTTAGAGAAGGATCCGGAAGGATTGAAAAAACGGGCCCGGGGAATGAAGAACCTGGATGAGGAGTTTTTCCAAGGACAAATCGCTTTGTATGACACCTTCTTACAGGATATTTATATGACCGATGAACTTTATTTGATCAAAGCCCCCACGTTGATTATCGGTGGGGAAAAGGATTTGTTAAAATCCATAAAGTTTCAGGAGATCCTGGCAAAGAACATTCCCCACGCCGAATACGTGGTGATCCCCGACTGTGGTCATGTAACGATTTTTGAAAAGGAAGAGGAATTGAAAACCCTGTTGCTGGGTTTTGTGATGAAGCATATCAGAACTATCTGCTAA
- the msrB gene encoding peptide-methionine (R)-S-oxide reductase MsrB translates to MKEREGKKDGNKKKDGEELKKKLDKMQFYVTQENGTEPPFKNPYWNNTKEGIYVDVVDGRPLFSTKDQYDAGCGWPSFTRPIDEGEIIEKEDRSLWMVRQEVRSKGADSHLGHVFNDGPKEEGGLRYCINSAALRFIPVEDLEKEGYGDYKKLFDKEESN, encoded by the coding sequence ATGAAGGAACGAGAGGGTAAGAAGGACGGAAATAAGAAAAAGGACGGGGAGGAGCTGAAAAAGAAACTGGATAAGATGCAGTTCTACGTCACTCAGGAAAACGGAACGGAGCCCCCTTTTAAAAATCCCTACTGGAACAATACAAAGGAGGGGATTTATGTGGATGTGGTGGACGGACGGCCGCTGTTTTCCACGAAGGATCAGTACGACGCCGGCTGCGGATGGCCCAGTTTTACCAGGCCCATCGATGAGGGGGAAATTATTGAAAAAGAGGACCGAAGCCTATGGATGGTCCGCCAGGAGGTTCGCTCGAAGGGGGCGGACAGTCACCTGGGCCATGTGTTCAACGACGGGCCCAAGGAAGAGGGGGGACTTCGCTACTGCATCAACAGTGCGGCCCTGCGGTTTATCCCCGTGGAGGACCTGGAAAAGGAAGGCTACGGAGATTATAAAAAACTCTTTGACAAGGAAGAGTCAAACTAA
- a CDS encoding Nif3-like dinuclear metal center hexameric protein, with product MNTKEVMDIALDLADLKETPADSGIIVEGEDIKKVAIGVDMELAEMMLAEKLGADLVITHHPSGGDPRINLHKVMDNQIDTMTKAGVPINKAQKALQEKKGQVERGLHVSNYDRAVSAAKLMKMPFMAVHTPADILAERTVQSLLDEKLKDQPKATLKDVTDALETRVEYQRTSAKPVIRVGSEKDYAGKVVVVMAGGTGGGTNVIKSYFEAGVGTLVCMHMPEDVIKAVKEQNIGNIVVAGHMASDSVGINQFADALEAKGAEIIRMSGLIDPK from the coding sequence ATGAATACGAAAGAAGTTATGGACATTGCCTTAGATTTAGCGGACCTGAAAGAAACTCCGGCGGATTCGGGGATCATTGTCGAGGGAGAAGACATTAAAAAAGTGGCCATCGGCGTGGATATGGAACTGGCGGAAATGATGCTGGCGGAAAAACTGGGTGCGGACCTGGTCATCACCCATCATCCCAGCGGTGGAGATCCTAGAATCAACCTGCACAAGGTAATGGACAATCAAATTGATACCATGACCAAGGCAGGGGTCCCGATTAATAAGGCCCAAAAAGCCCTCCAGGAGAAAAAAGGCCAGGTGGAACGAGGCCTGCATGTATCCAACTACGACCGGGCGGTATCCGCAGCAAAGCTGATGAAAATGCCCTTTATGGCGGTGCATACCCCGGCGGATATCTTAGCCGAGCGAACGGTGCAAAGCCTGTTGGACGAGAAACTAAAGGACCAGCCCAAGGCGACGTTAAAGGACGTTACCGACGCCCTGGAAACCCGGGTGGAGTACCAACGGACTTCCGCGAAACCGGTGATCCGTGTGGGAAGCGAAAAGGATTATGCGGGTAAAGTAGTGGTGGTTATGGCCGGGGGCACCGGCGGCGGAACCAACGTGATTAAGTCTTACTTCGAAGCCGGAGTGGGCACTTTGGTATGTATGCACATGCCCGAGGACGTCATTAAAGCCGTTAAGGAACAAAACATCGGTAACATCGTCGTGGCGGGACACATGGCCAGCGATTCCGTGGGCATCAACCAGTTCGCCGACGCTTTGGAAGCCAAGGGCGCGGAAATCATTCGAATGAGCGGATTGATTGACCCGAAGTAA
- a CDS encoding ABC transporter permease yields the protein MKFLRDVLSLYQERSAFFIRLTMEHIYLSFIAIVFIAVIGITIGITIAKYQKLAEPVLSVVNFIYTIPSIALFGILVAITGIGNRSALIALVVYGMLPMIRNTYVAIAEIDDLIIESAIGMGTTGKQLLLRIQLPLALPVIIAGFRIMVVMTIALGGIASFIGAGGLGVAIWRGITTSFPEMTVAGSLLVALLAIVVDLILGIIEKVVRKKVLGTVKS from the coding sequence ATGAAATTTCTAAGAGATGTACTGAGTCTTTACCAGGAACGGTCCGCCTTTTTCATACGACTGACCATGGAACATATCTATCTGTCCTTTATCGCCATCGTTTTTATCGCGGTCATCGGCATTACCATCGGGATTACCATTGCAAAGTATCAAAAACTGGCGGAGCCGGTTCTCAGCGTGGTGAATTTCATCTACACCATTCCCAGCATCGCTTTGTTCGGGATTTTGGTGGCCATCACCGGCATCGGGAACCGCAGCGCCTTAATCGCCCTGGTGGTCTACGGCATGCTGCCCATGATCCGAAACACCTATGTGGCCATTGCGGAAATTGATGATCTGATCATCGAATCCGCCATCGGCATGGGCACCACGGGAAAGCAGCTGCTGCTTCGGATTCAATTGCCCCTGGCCCTGCCGGTGATCATCGCCGGCTTTCGGATCATGGTGGTAATGACCATCGCCCTGGGAGGGATCGCCTCCTTTATCGGCGCCGGCGGGCTGGGGGTCGCCATCTGGCGGGGAATTACCACCAGCTTCCCGGAGATGACCGTGGCGGGCAGTCTTCTGGTGGCCCTGCTGGCCATTGTGGTGGACCTGATTTTGGGAATCATTGAAAAAGTCGTACGGAAAAAGGTGCTGGGCACCGTCAAGAGCTAA
- a CDS encoding DegV family protein, with amino-acid sequence MVKVVTDSTGYLEKQAVKELDIQVLSLNVEFEGDTYREVDLNNEDFYSMMEERGVPKSSQPPVGDFIQAFEAILEEGQEVLGVFLSGSMSGTLTTAMMARDMVLKKYPEGKIELLDSQSNCMQLGFAVEAAAKAAKEGKSLEAVKSAAERMKERSRFLFVPKNLKYLQKGGRIGKANALIGNLLSIIPILTVEQGETAIFKKVRRKKKAVEEMVNKLLSDHGEYQVKEVVIHHIAALEEGKDLARRIEETLDVPVRVLDIGPVIGLHVGPGAIGIAYHTKEAEKTTKDS; translated from the coding sequence ATGGTCAAAGTAGTAACGGACAGCACCGGTTATTTGGAAAAACAGGCGGTAAAGGAGCTGGACATTCAAGTCCTATCCCTGAATGTGGAATTTGAAGGGGATACCTACCGGGAAGTGGATTTGAACAATGAGGATTTTTATTCCATGATGGAAGAAAGAGGGGTTCCCAAGTCCTCCCAACCTCCTGTGGGGGATTTTATCCAGGCCTTTGAAGCCATTCTGGAGGAAGGCCAAGAGGTCCTGGGAGTTTTCCTGTCGGGAAGCATGAGCGGCACTCTGACCACGGCGATGATGGCTAGGGACATGGTTTTGAAAAAATATCCCGAAGGAAAAATTGAACTGCTGGATTCTCAGTCCAACTGCATGCAGCTGGGCTTTGCCGTGGAAGCGGCAGCCAAGGCGGCGAAGGAAGGCAAGTCCTTGGAAGCGGTAAAGAGCGCCGCGGAAAGGATGAAGGAGCGAAGCCGTTTTCTGTTTGTTCCCAAAAACCTGAAATACTTACAAAAAGGGGGGCGGATCGGAAAGGCCAATGCCCTGATCGGCAACTTGCTGAGCATTATCCCCATCCTCACCGTGGAACAGGGAGAAACCGCCATCTTTAAAAAGGTCCGCCGGAAGAAAAAAGCCGTGGAGGAGATGGTGAATAAGCTTCTCTCAGACCATGGGGAGTACCAAGTTAAAGAGGTGGTCATCCACCATATTGCCGCCTTAGAGGAGGGCAAGGACCTGGCCAGGCGCATCGAAGAAACCCTGGATGTCCCGGTACGAGTACTGGACATCGGACCGGTGATCGGCCTTCATGTGGGACCGGGTGCCATCGGCATCGCCTATCATACAAAAGAGGCCGAAAAGACCACCAAAGATTCTTAA
- a CDS encoding TDE2712 family protein, with protein sequence MKRIKIKLDIVESMLYYWQATSEKEKVGEGYLNDIASHEDMKKIYDSEFDQESFRKVLSAISNREPFQSDVKKERVFWNANMWMTEDMEFTQMMVGPIKVLNLDDLLPKIKEGVQNPKYEEVEVVFLPGHEFEYQIHENQLLINFFRVQVDLYEEDKVEIGGTPLKEYLREKIIEVQNQN encoded by the coding sequence ATGAAACGTATCAAAATTAAGCTCGATATCGTGGAAAGCATGCTGTATTACTGGCAAGCCACCAGTGAGAAAGAAAAAGTCGGGGAAGGGTACCTCAACGATATTGCCAGTCATGAGGATATGAAAAAAATCTATGATTCGGAGTTTGATCAGGAATCCTTTCGAAAAGTACTCAGCGCCATCTCCAATCGGGAGCCCTTTCAAAGTGATGTGAAAAAAGAACGGGTTTTCTGGAACGCCAATATGTGGATGACCGAGGACATGGAATTCACTCAAATGATGGTGGGACCGATTAAGGTTCTCAATCTGGACGATTTATTGCCGAAAATAAAGGAAGGGGTACAAAATCCGAAGTACGAAGAGGTGGAAGTGGTATTTCTTCCCGGTCATGAGTTTGAGTATCAGATCCATGAAAACCAGCTGTTGATCAACTTCTTTAGGGTGCAGGTGGACCTTTACGAGGAGGATAAAGTGGAAATCGGCGGTACTCCGTTAAAAGAGTATCTTAGGGAAAAAATCATAGAAGTCCAAAACCAAAACTAA
- a CDS encoding MTH1187 family thiamine-binding protein gives MAIVETSITPIGTGTPSVSKYVAKCHEVLKEYPDLEYQLTPMGTILEGDLSKIFEAIEKMHEVPFDNGASRVSTLIKVDDRRDKKGTMEGKMRSVLDKL, from the coding sequence ATGGCAATTGTAGAAACATCCATTACCCCCATCGGCACCGGCACCCCCAGTGTCAGCAAGTATGTGGCCAAATGTCACGAGGTGTTAAAGGAGTATCCCGACCTTGAGTATCAGCTCACCCCCATGGGAACCATTTTGGAAGGGGATCTTTCAAAGATCTTCGAAGCCATCGAAAAAATGCACGAAGTTCCCTTTGACAACGGGGCCAGCCGGGTATCCACCTTAATCAAAGTGGACGACCGCCGGGATAAAAAAGGCACCATGGAAGGGAAGATGCGCTCGGTACTGGATAAGCTGTAA
- a CDS encoding DUF4349 domain-containing protein, translated as MKKKPRIILSVLLIIVLTLLAASCSANDEAPDSQREESVHYDRADESPDVQDGAYSGEAGDVHNTAGSISGDKIIYRQNLMMETDNLNRTVDKMEQDLDRYAGHIHRYQVISEQDELPRGDFTLRVPSESLKAFVDSMKNYGVFTQEVLESDDVSDTYYDLEANLRNQKIQERRLLELLEEAENLSDVLTLESELSRIRREIEGLQGTLNRLDDQVQYSTVYLSIREVETDALEGRDFTDQLGKNFRDSLEKFQGAVEYFLLWIAAYFPFVILAGIVLGLIGKFYPSVVKRFNRKSSSE; from the coding sequence ATGAAAAAGAAACCCCGAATTATACTCAGTGTGTTATTAATCATCGTTCTTACGCTTCTGGCCGCATCCTGCAGTGCCAACGACGAGGCCCCCGACTCCCAAAGAGAGGAAAGCGTGCATTATGACCGGGCCGATGAATCCCCGGATGTTCAGGATGGTGCCTACAGTGGCGAGGCCGGGGACGTCCACAACACCGCCGGCTCCATTTCCGGGGACAAAATCATCTACCGGCAGAACCTGATGATGGAAACCGACAACCTGAACCGGACCGTGGATAAAATGGAACAGGACTTAGACCGATACGCCGGACATATTCACCGCTACCAGGTCATTTCCGAACAAGATGAGCTTCCTCGAGGGGATTTTACCCTACGGGTACCCTCGGAATCTTTAAAGGCCTTTGTGGACTCCATGAAAAACTACGGAGTCTTCACCCAGGAGGTACTGGAAAGCGACGACGTTTCCGACACCTACTACGACCTAGAGGCCAATCTTCGAAACCAGAAGATCCAGGAACGGCGCTTACTGGAATTATTAGAGGAGGCGGAGAACCTTTCCGACGTCCTGACCTTAGAGAGTGAGTTGTCCCGGATTCGACGGGAAATCGAAGGGCTCCAGGGAACCCTCAATCGCCTGGATGACCAGGTGCAGTACAGCACCGTCTATTTATCCATTCGAGAAGTGGAGACCGACGCCTTGGAGGGTCGAGATTTTACGGATCAACTGGGAAAGAACTTTAGGGATTCCTTGGAAAAGTTCCAGGGTGCGGTAGAGTATTTCCTCCTATGGATCGCCGCCTATTTCCCCTTTGTTATCCTGGCAGGCATTGTACTTGGACTCATCGGCAAGTTTTACCCTTCAGTTGTTAAGCGGTTTAACAGAAAATCCTCTTCGGAATAG